From the genome of Lawsonella clevelandensis, one region includes:
- a CDS encoding GNAT family N-acetyltransferase translates to MTTRECLCRIGPLYLADAPACAELEANVFAAESPWSEQSFREEINQPATRYLALRVASAEDLAEAQIEVEPSLEPGQLVGFAGCGQRGAPGDFPEYEVLTIAVSPKVQSCGWGRALFSALLEGTEQGTVFLEVRADNERAINLYKSCGFEVVGIRPNYYQPIGTDAVVMRRPPLVSER, encoded by the coding sequence ATGACAACCCGTGAATGTCTCTGCCGTATCGGACCGCTCTACTTGGCGGATGCGCCCGCTTGCGCCGAGCTAGAAGCGAATGTTTTTGCCGCAGAAAGTCCGTGGAGTGAGCAGTCTTTCCGAGAAGAGATCAACCAGCCTGCCACTCGCTATCTGGCACTGCGGGTGGCTTCCGCAGAGGATCTGGCGGAGGCGCAGATTGAAGTGGAGCCGTCGCTCGAACCAGGCCAGTTGGTGGGCTTTGCTGGTTGCGGCCAACGGGGCGCCCCAGGGGATTTTCCGGAATATGAGGTACTCACGATTGCGGTAAGTCCGAAGGTGCAAAGCTGCGGCTGGGGCCGTGCGTTGTTCTCGGCATTGTTGGAGGGGACGGAGCAGGGGACAGTCTTTTTGGAGGTTCGCGCGGACAATGAGCGGGCGATTAACTTGTACAAGTCGTGCGGTTTCGAAGTGGTCGGTATCCGCCCGAATTACTACCAGCCGATTGGGACGGATGCTGTCGTCATGCGCCGTCCACCGCTTGTTTCCGAAAGATAG
- the tsaD gene encoding tRNA (adenosine(37)-N6)-threonylcarbamoyltransferase complex transferase subunit TsaD, which yields MSSIDRTQWASGDSFTVLGLESSCDETGVGIARVTLREGEPLLVELIADQVASSMEEHRRFGGVVPEIASRAHLEALVPTMHAALAEAGIEKPDMVAATVGPGLAGALLVGAAAAKAYAAGWGVPFYGVNHLAGHVAVDAFQHGAATNAIALLVSGGHTQLLRVRSLYEPMEEMGTTVDDAAGEAYDKVARLLGLGYPGGPLIDALAKEGNPQAIAFPRGMMRQQDDRYNFSFSGVKTAVARHVETVEAAGETVDAADLCASFQEAVADVLTAKALRACQDTGADTLIVGGGVAANSRLRELAAERCAKAGITLRVPSPHYCTDNGAMIAAAASYLIANGANPTPLTCAADPGLPVEVSLVQG from the coding sequence ATGTCCAGCATTGACCGCACCCAGTGGGCCTCGGGTGATTCGTTTACGGTGTTGGGTCTGGAAAGCTCCTGCGATGAGACCGGTGTTGGTATCGCCCGCGTGACATTACGTGAGGGTGAACCCCTGTTGGTTGAGCTTATCGCTGATCAGGTGGCGTCTTCGATGGAGGAACACCGCCGTTTTGGGGGTGTGGTGCCGGAGATTGCCTCCCGTGCACATTTGGAGGCGCTGGTGCCGACGATGCATGCGGCGTTGGCGGAGGCTGGTATTGAGAAGCCCGATATGGTGGCGGCGACGGTGGGACCTGGTTTGGCGGGTGCATTGTTGGTGGGGGCAGCCGCTGCCAAGGCCTATGCTGCCGGGTGGGGTGTGCCCTTCTATGGGGTGAACCATTTGGCGGGCCATGTGGCAGTGGATGCGTTCCAACATGGGGCGGCGACGAATGCGATTGCTTTGCTGGTGTCCGGCGGCCATACCCAGTTGTTGCGGGTACGGAGCCTCTATGAGCCGATGGAGGAGATGGGCACGACGGTGGATGATGCTGCTGGCGAAGCCTACGACAAGGTGGCACGTTTGCTGGGGCTGGGCTACCCGGGTGGTCCGCTTATTGATGCTTTGGCGAAAGAAGGTAATCCGCAGGCGATTGCATTCCCACGTGGCATGATGCGGCAGCAGGATGACCGCTATAACTTCTCGTTCTCTGGTGTGAAGACGGCGGTGGCGCGGCATGTGGAGACGGTTGAAGCGGCGGGGGAGACGGTGGACGCGGCCGACTTGTGTGCGAGCTTCCAGGAGGCAGTTGCGGATGTGTTGACCGCGAAGGCGCTGCGTGCTTGCCAGGACACTGGGGCGGATACGTTGATTGTGGGTGGGGGTGTGGCTGCCAACTCGCGGCTTCGAGAGCTGGCAGCGGAGCGCTGTGCGAAAGCGGGTATTACATTGCGCGTTCCTAGCCCGCACTATTGCACTGACAATGGGGCCATGATTGCAGCTGCCGCGAGTTATTTGATCGCAAATGGGGCAAACCCGACCCCGCTGACGTGTGCAGCGGACCCGGGTCTACCTGTTGAAGTGTCGTTAGTGCAAGGCTAG
- a CDS encoding DUF4190 domain-containing protein, protein MKTDRIKEMMMGEKYSTPESSYPTAPTMPLPPLSADGATMAHIYPLAAESYPSPPIPADSSALAPTQYGRAPSAVNTLAIAAFVLGIVSWVIPILMPVSIIAAVVCGHLALKQISHEPHQEGRSLAVTGLVLGYLPLAFIALAVILATIAVIVFLLAGLAV, encoded by the coding sequence ATGAAGACAGACCGCATTAAGGAGATGATGATGGGCGAGAAATACAGCACCCCTGAGAGCTCTTACCCAACAGCACCCACCATGCCATTACCCCCGCTGAGTGCTGACGGGGCAACAATGGCACATATTTATCCGCTTGCTGCGGAAAGCTATCCCTCCCCACCTATTCCCGCAGATAGCTCTGCACTCGCTCCTACACAGTACGGACGTGCTCCCTCGGCGGTTAATACCCTGGCGATCGCAGCTTTCGTCCTGGGAATTGTCAGCTGGGTCATCCCTATTCTCATGCCAGTAAGTATTATCGCCGCCGTGGTATGCGGACATCTAGCACTCAAACAGATCAGCCACGAACCGCACCAGGAAGGACGTTCTCTCGCCGTCACCGGTCTCGTCCTGGGCTACCTTCCCCTTGCCTTCATCGCACTCGCCGTCATTCTCGCTACTATTGCTGTCATAGTGTTTCTACTAGCCGGACTTGCCGTCTAA
- the tsaB gene encoding tRNA (adenosine(37)-N6)-threonylcarbamoyltransferase complex dimerization subunit type 1 TsaB — protein sequence MLVFALDTSTPAVTAGLVSLEEEAFPTTLARRVTINPKAHCELLTPHVLECCADAGVDLADVDAIVAGTGPGPFTGLRVGLATATALGDALHIPVYGVCSLDAIAVDTWDEIRRAELAARTNQDERVLAAQKLLVVTDARRREVYWATYSLQGILADEVLETADSGPQGDTAQLLAWAVPARLDGPAVNKPDDISVTRVACVAGTRKYRSSFQCPHVDVEYPDPAALVMVAREQLLSSAAAAPLQPLYLRRPDAVPPRPRPVSAAITGLGERS from the coding sequence ATGCTGGTCTTTGCCCTGGATACGTCCACCCCTGCCGTGACTGCGGGTCTGGTGTCCCTGGAAGAGGAAGCATTCCCTACCACGCTGGCGCGGCGCGTCACTATTAATCCTAAGGCGCACTGCGAGCTCCTCACCCCGCATGTGCTGGAGTGTTGTGCAGATGCCGGGGTTGACCTAGCTGATGTTGACGCCATTGTGGCGGGTACCGGGCCAGGGCCGTTTACTGGTCTGCGGGTAGGGTTGGCCACCGCCACCGCACTAGGCGATGCCCTGCATATTCCGGTCTATGGGGTGTGCAGTTTGGACGCTATTGCTGTTGACACGTGGGATGAGATTCGCCGGGCGGAACTGGCGGCCCGTACGAACCAGGATGAGAGGGTGCTCGCCGCCCAGAAACTCCTGGTGGTGACGGATGCGCGTCGCCGGGAAGTGTATTGGGCAACCTATTCTTTGCAGGGCATTCTGGCTGACGAGGTGCTGGAGACAGCCGATTCCGGCCCACAGGGGGATACTGCACAATTGCTGGCCTGGGCAGTGCCTGCGCGTCTGGATGGCCCAGCCGTCAATAAGCCTGATGATATTTCCGTCACTCGTGTTGCGTGTGTAGCCGGTACTCGCAAGTACCGCAGCAGTTTTCAATGTCCCCATGTGGATGTGGAGTATCCCGACCCTGCAGCGTTGGTGATGGTGGCGCGGGAGCAATTGCTGAGTAGTGCCGCTGCTGCCCCTCTCCAGCCGCTCTACCTTCGTCGCCCCGATGCGGTGCCGCCACGACCCCGCCCCGTATCTGCCGCCATAACCGGTTTGGGGGAAAGAAGTTAG
- the alr gene encoding alanine racemase, protein MTLYTGETILTPSTQLFATVNLDAIAHNIGVMQRFAGDTQIMAVVKADAYGHGAIEVSKTALAAGAVELGCATYEEAMQLRNAGIVDAPILFWMWGPSTPVEEALRANLMIAVAAEWQLDAVLAAVKNTGISASLTIKLDTGMGRSGFTSHQWNTLLPRLCEAEASGMVHIRGLMAHFSSADELGNPVTDRQAEGLRVAIDHGRRAGLRLDHNHHANTAALLTHGGMGFELARPGLGIYGISPMPELGDLDLVPALTWSAAVTLTKPFPAGAGVSYNHDWHAPADTVTAIVPCGYADGIDRRLTNQLEVTINGKRFPEVGRISMDQIVVNLGDDGGGVSQGDEAFLFGDGSRGELTALDWANLIGTIPYEVICAVGGRTTRRYEHRPVTPTRASSSAEAHPAGPAGLRKLSTVEDTLQLGRELAAQLRAGDVVVLDGALGAGKTVLARGISEGLGVQGRVTSPTFVIARSHRPGTPGGVGMVHVDAYRLLDGMEDDPNAGEALLDELDALDLDTELTDSVVVVEWGGGVVERLVERSLVVTLARSPGSDKRHATWRWVDDPYRELP, encoded by the coding sequence GTGACCTTATACACCGGTGAGACCATTCTCACCCCCTCCACCCAGCTTTTCGCCACCGTCAACCTGGACGCCATCGCCCACAATATCGGCGTCATGCAACGGTTCGCCGGTGATACCCAAATCATGGCGGTGGTGAAGGCGGATGCCTACGGTCACGGTGCTATTGAGGTATCGAAGACTGCCCTAGCCGCTGGCGCCGTGGAGCTTGGCTGTGCCACCTACGAAGAGGCCATGCAGCTACGCAACGCCGGTATCGTCGACGCCCCCATCCTCTTCTGGATGTGGGGGCCCTCCACACCCGTGGAAGAAGCCCTCCGCGCCAACCTCATGATTGCCGTCGCTGCAGAATGGCAATTGGATGCTGTTCTCGCCGCCGTCAAAAACACCGGTATCAGCGCCTCCCTCACCATCAAACTCGACACCGGTATGGGCCGCTCCGGTTTTACCAGCCACCAATGGAACACACTATTGCCTCGCCTCTGTGAGGCGGAAGCCAGCGGAATGGTACATATTCGTGGGCTGATGGCCCACTTCTCCAGTGCCGATGAACTCGGCAACCCGGTAACCGATCGGCAGGCAGAGGGACTCCGAGTCGCTATCGATCACGGGCGTCGCGCCGGGCTCCGTCTTGACCACAACCACCACGCCAACACTGCCGCACTTCTCACCCATGGGGGGATGGGCTTTGAGCTTGCACGCCCTGGGTTGGGCATCTATGGTATCTCACCCATGCCGGAGCTGGGCGACCTCGATCTTGTTCCAGCACTGACCTGGTCAGCGGCCGTCACCCTCACCAAACCCTTCCCAGCGGGCGCCGGAGTGTCCTATAACCACGACTGGCATGCCCCCGCCGATACCGTGACCGCTATTGTCCCATGCGGGTACGCCGATGGTATTGACCGTCGCCTTACCAACCAGTTGGAGGTCACCATCAATGGGAAGCGTTTCCCGGAGGTAGGGCGTATCTCCATGGACCAGATTGTCGTCAATTTGGGAGATGATGGCGGGGGAGTGTCCCAGGGCGATGAAGCGTTCCTCTTCGGTGACGGTAGCCGTGGTGAACTGACTGCGCTGGACTGGGCCAACCTTATTGGCACCATTCCCTACGAGGTTATTTGTGCCGTGGGCGGCCGCACCACACGCCGCTACGAACACCGACCGGTCACTCCCACCCGTGCCTCTAGTAGTGCTGAAGCACATCCCGCTGGCCCCGCAGGTCTGCGTAAACTGTCCACCGTGGAAGACACTCTCCAGTTGGGGCGAGAGCTTGCTGCCCAGCTGCGTGCCGGCGATGTGGTGGTGCTAGATGGTGCTTTGGGTGCTGGCAAGACAGTGCTGGCGCGCGGTATCTCCGAAGGACTGGGCGTACAGGGGCGCGTCACCTCGCCCACGTTTGTGATTGCTCGGAGCCATCGGCCGGGCACCCCGGGTGGAGTTGGCATGGTGCATGTGGATGCCTACCGGCTGCTCGACGGGATGGAGGATGACCCCAACGCGGGGGAAGCCCTCCTCGATGAACTTGATGCCCTGGACCTCGATACTGAACTGACCGATTCGGTTGTGGTCGTGGAGTGGGGCGGCGGTGTAGTGGAACGCCTGGTTGAGCGTAGCCTGGTCGTTACCCTGGCACGCTCACCCGGTTCCGATAAACGGCACGCTACCTGGCGGTGGGTTGATGACCCGTACCGCGAACTTCCCTAG
- the groES gene encoding co-chaperone GroES — MVAKIKPLEDKILVQAIEAETTTASGLVIPDSAKEKPLEATVVAVGPGRWDEDGERRIPLDVKEGDIVLYSKYGGTEIKYDGEEYLILSARDLLAVVTK; from the coding sequence ATCGTGGCGAAAATTAAGCCGCTCGAGGACAAGATTCTCGTTCAAGCCATCGAGGCTGAGACCACCACCGCTTCCGGTCTGGTGATTCCGGATTCCGCTAAGGAAAAGCCGCTCGAGGCAACCGTCGTGGCAGTCGGCCCCGGCCGCTGGGATGAAGACGGCGAACGCCGCATTCCGCTCGACGTCAAGGAAGGCGACATCGTCCTGTACAGCAAGTACGGCGGAACTGAAATCAAGTACGACGGTGAGGAATACCTCATTCTGTCCGCTCGTGATCTGCTTGCTGTCGTCACCAAGTAA
- a CDS encoding DUF4190 domain-containing protein: MYYNDPYANGNYGNGPYPTYPQGPSLNGGYPYLPGPQTTNSLAIAAFVLAMMQFFTVITVIPAIICGHIALGQIKQYGSSGRGLAIAALVISYVFLGILVLALTLILLGVFGSFAALMDEASGTGGSYAMALMPLLQV; encoded by the coding sequence GTGTACTACAACGATCCATACGCCAACGGGAACTATGGGAATGGCCCCTACCCGACCTACCCCCAGGGCCCCAGCCTCAATGGCGGCTACCCCTATCTGCCTGGCCCCCAAACCACAAACAGCCTTGCAATTGCGGCCTTTGTCCTGGCGATGATGCAGTTCTTCACCGTCATCACAGTGATCCCTGCCATCATCTGCGGCCACATCGCGCTCGGTCAGATTAAACAATATGGTAGTAGCGGGCGTGGACTGGCAATTGCAGCCCTCGTCATCAGCTATGTCTTCCTCGGCATCCTAGTACTGGCCCTCACCCTTATCCTTCTTGGCGTTTTTGGCAGTTTCGCCGCTTTGATGGACGAAGCAAGCGGCACAGGCGGAAGCTACGCCATGGCACTTATGCCGCTCCTGCAGGTCTAA